The region GTTCACATGATCAACTACTGACTTGGACAAGAAAGTCTTCAGGTTTTCTGAAAAAAGTCAGAAACTAACCCTAATCTCACTGGCCttaataaatacaaacaaaatccaTAAAGCATCAATATTTTACCCTGGCAACATTCCCTTACCTGTAAAACTTCTTCTGCTGACGGATAGGTTTGCCAGAACTTGTTAAACAATGAAGGCTTGTGAGAAAATGAACTTTCAAACTGTAAAATAATAAGAACAAACGTGGCATTATGCAAGAAGTATATCAGATGCCCACCTTTCCAAACACACATGGAGTTGTGCTGAATGCCAGAAAGCCATTACCTTATCTCTTGCCCACTGTATTGTATGCTCAATAGCAGCTGGGAAAGACTTCAAGGTGCAAAAAGGTATTTCTTCCTCTGGTGGATCCCGCTGTAATTAAGGAGGGTTGCATGTCAATGCAGGTTTATCCAGGTTAATTGCTAATACTAGCACCAAGAGCTTGTACATCATGTAAGTTAAAAAGTGCTGCTCTTATAAAATACAAAGTAGCTTTTTATGCTTAGAAATCTGTTTTATGAACACTAGCTAGCATTGTCAATTCTTCTTTtataaggaaagcaaaactgaactGTGAAACATAAACAACAGGTGAAATTGCCAGCCAGCTTTTCTGCAAGATGTGCAGCTGGCCTGCATGTACACTTTCAACATTAAACATGCCCTGTCACCCAGAAAGACTTCGTTATGGAGACCCTAACAAGACAACTAGGATGCTGAAAATCCTGTCTCTGTGTCCACATGGCACTATTTCATGGTGGTATTAACCAGTGAATTTCTCCGCAAGAACTTTAAACTGAGAGACACTGCAGGTAGTGTCTACCAATGATAGTGCCTGAAGGttcattttcccctttcccattCAAGCAGAACTCTTATGCACACTTGCAAAGAACTgctcaaattttatttcctgtgagtttttcttcagaaagaaaggaagtaattattttctaacaGTACTGCTCTTCAGCAGCTCAAATAGGCCACTTATTTTAGAAAGACACATAAAAATGATCAAAGAATCAGAGGGCATCACGGGACAAGCTACAGAAGGTGAGCAATGAAAGACTTACATGACTATTGTAGGACTCTGTCAGATGGGGCACAATAACTTCTGTGTGTCCTTTTGTTCCCATAGTTCCAGAGTCTATAAGAGGACGCAGGTTTGCTACACAACGACTGACATGGAAAGACACAGACTATCAGAGTACAGAAAAATCTCTACGTTCTTGCCTTGCAAACATTACTGGAGTGCAACCAGAGGTGTCTCTAGGCACTTTCAGCAGAGTGGAAAGcttacaggaaaaaaggagattaAGTAAGAACTATTCAGGTTAGACCAGGATACTGTACGCCTCAGCATGTGTGGATTTATGAGCATTAGAAATTATCTGTAAAAGTCAATACCTctacttttatatttaaatacgTATTTTTATGCTTAAATAATTCAGCCTTAAACTGCCAGAGTATTCTCACCCTCATCAGAAGTTAACAGTTGCCCTTGCTTCCCCCTTCCACCCCCTACCTATCAATGTATCTCCTGGCTTCAACATTGTCCAAAGCAGTCACAATCACATCTTGCTTGGTGTAGAATTCATCACTGTAAGTGTTCTCAGTGGCTGGACAAACTTTATTAATATCTGAATCAATCTTTATGTAAGGATTGATGTTCAGAGttgcttctgctgcagtgtAGCTCTTAGGTTTCTGAAAGCATAAATACAGAGATCAGCAATATGCAGACAAAGAACATCAGGGACACAGAAATACCAACTTCATTTATTGATCAGACAAAATCCACTGACAGAAATGTTAGTATGCAAAACATACaataaattacatatttaatcATATACTTCCCTCACCGATAAACATCTAATTcatctacttttattttttgttttatttagtaTTTCAGAGATCACATGGTAGAAGTGCTTAAATGGTTTATCAAGTAACTGAAACTGATGCCACGTGGTGCCTCTCATAAGAATGTCTTCAAAAGAAGGGAGCAGTTTATGACTGCCTCAGGATAAACCCATTAGTAactgtgcagcacagacatCAATCACCTGTGAATAATCACATTACTGCAAGGTATTCCACACAAAATCAATTTCAGAAGCTAAACTGAAATAGAGTTCTTGACACTTCTAGCCATACCACAATTATCTAGGGATCAGCACTCAAGCCTGTGGCTTCTGAAAGCTCGCAGGGTTCACCTTCCATTTATCTACCCATCATCCAAAGTGCAATCTGTTCCCAGATTTACTACACATAAATAGGAGGCAGAAAATTTAACTGTTGGCTTTTGGGCAGGGGAAACCTTTTTCCACATTGTTGTCAAGATCTAAGccaccttttttattttgtactgtGTTTGTGAGTAAGAGGACGTTCTCTCTGCTTCTAAGGAATTAACAGCTTCTGTGTCATATGCATTTACTGAATTTACATGTTGGGCATTTCAAAGCTATTTACCAGCTTTGTGAAAACTGAATTAAGTCAAAAGACACCGACTTTGGTAaagttccagcagcagcagcagcactactGAGCTCTATCATTAACACTTCTGCCACCACTGtctattttttgttgttttattttccccaaatttcAATGGTATAGTGGAGCATTTCTGACATAGTAATCCACACCAGGCTGTTATGCAATACAGTACTCATCCAACTGTCAAATTTGAGAGATTTCATTAGTCAAAAACACCAATACAAATTAGACAAGCCAATTTTATTCAACTGATAGTAGTGATGAGTTGGATGGCCATTGGAGTTCTAGgcactgtttaaaaaaaccccctacaTTTCATTACAGCTTTTAAGTCTTTTTTGtacagaaatacagacattCACAAGTTCAGAcctctgtggggacacaggacagggaagcagagaaataTTACTAAATAAGAAAGCCTACCTGTATGTGATGAGGTCGAAAAAGAAACTGCCTGTTCAGGTTGGATTTCTCTATCAAATCTGGATCTGTAATTGTAACCTAAGTCAGAAGGGGCAAAAGCAACAGCTGAAGTTACAATTAAAATGTAACACGGAGCAATGATCTTGCTGAAACTGCTACAGACACATGTCCAAACAAAATACTGCTATTGGCATCCACTGTGGCCAAAGCTCTGCATATACTGactgactaatttttttttaaaaatcaaaatacagcaGGACTGCTCCAAGTGTATTCTGCTTCTAATTGCACACCCTTCTATTCCAAAGCCACTATATGCTCTGCAGAGATCAACTTGATAGAAGTCTTAGGCTTTTTAACAACTTTAGTAGTCCATTTATTTAATTCTTCCTTGTCACAGTATTTCTAATGAGAAATAAGATTAACAGGTGACTTACCAATCCTTTTTCTTGCCCAGTACCAACACCAAGAAGTGCAaagtttttcagcatttcacagcCTATCGCTCCACAGCCAACCTAAAGAACATGACATTTGTAGAATCAGAAATGTAAGTGGAAACCACAAAGACATTCCCACTACAATTCTGGAccatttattttgcagtgaCACATGTCAGAGCTGCCCTCATGTATTCTGAGGATAGTGGGCATTAGCTGTACCAACAAAGCATTTGCAAACCATGTAACACTGTCAGTCATACTCACCAAGAAAACATTCAAATCATGGAGCTTCTGGCACAGAGAGTCTCCAATACAAGCCCTCAAGGCATCGTACCTATCTCCCCTATGCAGGTACAGGAGACAAAAACAGAAGACTTTAAGCTGCTATTTATCATGGCAGCACCATTGATGCCAAATTGCACTTTGACGTGAACTAAGGAAGTCAGACAGAGTCTACAATTTCTGTTCATCCCATGCTGAAATAGGACACACATTCTTAACCTCAAACCTGCCCCCTCcagcaaacagcacagaatTAACTTTAGAAGACATCTATGCCTGCTTGAGACTCAGATGTGAGCAGTAAATAAGCCAGCAGATTGTAGTTATATTTACCGTGGGAGAAACTCCTCAGAGCCCACCTTCTCTAGAGGCATTACAATGTCTAACACATCTATATATAGCtgtaaaaaatggaaaaaaagagaaaaaaatcaaataaaaacctgtgaaaaacattcatgttgttttaattttaaaactactttgTATGAACAACAGAGTCTAGAAATTTAGAAGCACTAACTTTTTACTGTCAGTAGAAGACTACACAGCATCTAGTACCCTACACTTCACTCGACAATTTTAGTGGACAGCAGAAAGTACTTagacacagagggaaaaaaaaacatcacTCAAACAGGTGAGTTTGCTGCAAGTTTTTGACTTCTGATGGGCATATTAGCCCTCCATAGGAAACTCTGAAGATTGTGAATTTTTTAATCCAACTGTACTCGACATTTCTTCTGAGAGTCTGAAAGCCCTGCTCTTATGTACAGTAGCTTAAGCTAGTATCTGCACTATATCATGCCTCTGCACGCATGCAGTGAGAAGCCAACGCTCTTTTTGCTAGTGTGGAAAAACAATGTGCTGTTtgaaccccaaaccaaaaatttTAACTAAAACTGGCTGCACTTTCATTGTACATATAAAACCACTACTTTTTCTAAATATAGTCTCCAatcttttttttagtttcatgTTACAGAAGTTGCTCAGATTACTCTGATCATACACCATTTACAAACAACTATCCATTCATAAGATGTCAAAATAACCATCCAAAAACCAAGACAGCCTTACCCACTGCTGCAATGGAGAAAATTTTCCTGTTACAGCTTTCAGGACTTCCTGGCTAGCAACACcacccactgctgcagccaaagGAGGCAGAAATCCCTGAGCAGTCCTAGACAGCCATTTCACCACATCTCCATTCACCTGAGGCTAAAAAGTAAGACAAAGGAACAGGTTTACCCCCTCAGTGAACAAGTCAGTATTGGACAGTTTCACAAACCATTATTCTTCACTAAAAGACAGATTATTTCACTCTTGGCTAGCAGAAAAGTTTCCAGCCAAAACAGATCCCCCATATACCCTGTATCTGTCATatgcatttgtttaaaaattggATTCACATGGCCACAGGATCAGCCTACATGTCAGGTCAACATTCAGTTGAACCCATGCTGAAATCCAATTCTATTTTCTCACATGGCCTTCAAACAGCCAGCTGATCCATCTGAAGATGGATTCAAAGGCGAGAACAAGGACCAACAACTAAAGCATGACCTTTAGGCAAGTAAATGAGCACATTAAAAAGTGACTTAAAATGACAATGATTCCTTACtcactttgttttccagtgtttcattTATAGACATGGctattttcagcatttcctcaGCATCTTCAAGGCATCTAGACACCAGGGTAGAAACAATAATGATGACTTAAACATTCCAGAGTTCTTCTAGAAACACAAtcaatggaagaaaaaagcaatggaTACAGCAGGAAGTTTGGAATCTCACATTATCCTTAACAGTGAGCATTCAAGATGTACTTCTAAATTTTAGGGTTAGCTCAAGAACAGGAGTCTCAGTGGAAAAGCCCATGTACAAATACAGTCTTAAGATTCctattttttaagtaattttgtCTCATTTAACTCAAAATTACACACATCACAAACTACAGCTGaatgaaaaacactgagaaTTAAACCcaaattatttaatctttttttttaaatccatgaACTACAAGATAATTCAAGATCACTGAAACAACTTTTCCATATCAATCCcacaatgtgaaaaaaatagaatagagAAAGTTAGTTCCTCTGGAAGTATCTTCTGTCTACCTGGGCCCAGAAAGTGTCATAGCTGCACTGGGAAAGCCTTGTTACACACCCAGACACACATCAGGTaacattttttatctttccatttctgtgtgGTCTATCAGGTACCAGACAGGGAAGGTAGCATGCTGCACAGCCAGCCAGTAACTACACACAAAGGAGAGATCTGTCTGCTCCAAGGCTTGGCAaacacagaactgctgctttACCCAATGTTCGGTCTGCGACCAAAGTTCTCCTGGAAGTGGTTCAAGGCAAGCATGGCAACATGGATCTGCAAAGGTGCCTGTTAAGACAACAATAGCTGTTGATCAGTTACAAACTAGAGACAAATGAAGTACACAGAAACAACTATCTGAactcttttatttcttgtcttttaagTACAGTGCtcaaaaaagttttaaaataacactgaaaagtaaattggaaaaaacttttatcaatgttttttaaatactattgCTCAGTAATGCAACATCCTTCACACACATTCAGCACCCTCTTCAGTTAAGTCCAACTGAAGAGTCTCCAAAAGAATTTAAAGCTGAAATTGGCAAGTGCAGTAATCTGCTTTTAACTAGACATTATAATGCATTTTGCCAAACATCAATAACAAAGCCCAGCATTAAAGGCAAAAAGTAGAAATTACATTATTCTAAACATAAAGCTACAGATTACAATCCATGTATTTCTACTATTACAGCACTTATGCCCAAATCCCCACATGCTAATTACCTCAGGCTTGCTAAAATCTGCAACAAGGCATAATGGGTTTGTAATCTGCTTCTCGAGCCGttcctggaaaaacagaattCATGACAACAACACACTACTTAAGAACACAACAGCCACTGCTACTGACAAAACAATACTCTTCCTATAGagattaagaaataaatatcctTTCTGACTAGCATTGCCATTGCTCTCTTCATTATTCATACCACACTAGGtgctaaaaataattatctgCTGCAAGTTTTATCAAAAATGGTCAGAGAGATGTTTTACATCCTAGTGGCAAGATTCATTTTTAAACAGGTGTGACTTGGGGCTGTCCTGAGCAGCGCCAGGAGCTGGAGTTcatgatccttgtgagtcccttccaaacAAAGGACATTCCACAGTTCTAGAAAACATGTACATGCTGAACTCTGCTTCCAGTGCTCAGAGCATTAAAGCCCAAGAACCCAGCTCTGTCAAGTACACACTTACAAAGTAACACATCTTGGGCGTCTTCACTTGTACAGCTATGCCTCCATGCAGGTAAGGCTCCATCTCTGACGTGTCACCAATGCTGAAGGAATAAGGTGacaccactgaaaagagaatAAACAGTGACAGACAATTCAAAGTGTCACTGGATGCTGCAGTTGTGTATACAACGAAGTGGTGGTTTGCCACTGCTTTTTGTGCTGCAATTTTGCAGCAGGCAACcttgttttgaaagcaaaagcaCAGCTGATCCTCCTAACAGGATTAACCCAGAAACTGGCAGAGGGACAAAGTATTAGTTTCACATGATCTGTTATGAAATGAGCTTTTTTAAGTGGCAGCAGATTTGACAGGAATTCTGATGACCACAGCTCTGTAACAAAAACGAAATCACGTTTAGTTTTCTTTAGACTGTGCACAGCAGTGTCCAGTATTAACTGCTCTGAGTAGGATTTTAGCCCTGTGATGAGAAATACAGGCAATCCAAAAAGGCAGCTGGAGCATTTTGTCACATCTTCCCCCTCATACATGGGACGCATCATTCAGGCAGggcaaaaagacagaaaaattgttAATTCATggaaaactaaaaccaaaagcTAAGCCATGAACAGGAGGAAGGAACTGACTGCAGCATCAGTTCTAGCAAAATGCAAGGCCCCACAGGAAACAGATTCAAGCACATGTTTCAAGGGTACTATTTTTTGTCTCAGACCACAGAACAGGTAAACACAAACAACCTCCACCCACTTGCTCTCTCTTCTGCTCCAAGCAAACAGACATTCAGATGTGCAAACTAGAAAATTCCCAGCATCCAAAAGGAACCAACTAACACTTCTGTGGCTAAATCAGGACAGAAAGTAAGTACCTTGTAAATGAGTCAGCAGCCGTTTACCTGTTATTTGGTGTGTGGATCCATTCAAGCAGGACATTCCATTAACTTCCCGAAAGGTTAAGAACTGTCCTGTTTCAAGCCTGTGTGGATGATTTTCAAGGCAAGTGACAATACCAGGAtttgactgaaataaaaaagtaacagTCAGCAAGGAAGAAAGTGTCCCGTGCAAAGGGGTCATGTTGTATTGCAGGCACACAGCTTTTTGTCTACTAAAACTGCAGTCTCTAATACTTTTAACATCCCATTCCTGTCACAGCAAGAGAGTTACCTATGACAGCTTTTCCAGTCCTATGATTTTCAATTTAACATTATTTCTATAACACAAACGTTCTCATTTTCACTGTTTCCAGCTCTCAGTCTATTAGCAAACTGCAGTTGCTAGTTCTTATCAGTCAGATCCATTGTTATATTCTAAAATACTAGCAGATTTATCCCCTTTTCCCAAACTAAAAATAGTCCCTATGTGCAAAGAAATTTTCAGAGGCATTAAAAAATAGTCTTGTGAATGGTCCTTATTACTCTATGCTTCCTTTCTGTCCAATACCCTTAGAGAGAAGCTTACACTTGCAGGAATTTCAGACAACATCTCATCCTGTTCTGGGATGTGATGGCAATCTGCCATGCACAcagagacctcactgcagtctgAACACAGCTCATCAAGACCTTGTGCTGCACCTCAGGCTATAACCTGGTGGATCTGCAAGCAAGCCTGGCCTGCAAAGTCTTCCCTCATCCCTTCCTGAGTACCCAGTGTAAGAAAAAGTTTTCAGTTAAGCATAGCACTTAATCACAGTAGACCACAGACAATGAACAAGGGCAAAGGAGTTGACTGGAGAAAATTCTGCTCTCATTTAGGAACACAGTGCCACCCTGACCCTGTCTATGTGACAAGAACAGCCACTTGACGGCACTGAGTTTTAATTCTCATCAGTTTTACACTTCAGAGTGGAAGGAGATATAACAAAATTTAAGTATCAGATTATTAAACACAGAACatatatacaaatacatattCATTTCTTGATTTGGCAGGTAATCAGCACAAGCCATGAAACTCAAGTTATGTACTCCTTATGTAATTAATGAGAACAATCAAGTCATCCATTCCCTTTTAAAGGCACCAGGCAACAGGCTACCCAAATCATCATACCATAAGCTTTAGTCCAGACCAAACTCAACTCGCTATACAACCTCTCCTAAATTGGTTATTATTATATCTAGCCTGGAGGTAGGACAAAAGATTTGCTGCTGGATGAGTGAGCTTACTGTCTCAACTTccagaactgaaaaaagaacCTGAAGGAATTTCCCTTTATAAAACAATAATACAAGATTAAATGGACATCCTAACATTCTGCACTGGAAGTACTAGCAATAATATCTCCTTCTCATTGCCTCTGCTTTGGTAGGTTAAAACAtaactttaaatttcttttcaaaatatcttCTCAATGCCCTTGATTATTCCAGTAACCCATCTGTAAGTGCTGCAGTTTCTTATTAAAAGGGCTCTTCACACCTATTTTCACACTTCCTCTAAGGAATAGGTTTACCCTATTCCCAcaccaaaattatttcctcttctttctacatctcattttctttctctctctctctccaattaaaaaaatcgGTATTGTGTGTTACATAGTAAGTAACAACTAGGAGGCAAGGGTAAGAACAAAGTAATCAAAGTAGCTTTGCTTCTCCTATAGTGCCATTTTTACACTGATTAGCAGGCTGCTCAAGTGAAGCACTCTGGCACTCTCCTTTTCAAAGGGCCAATAATGAGTGCTTTCAAAAACAGTAAAAGCAACACAATAACTTTTATCCCTTACTTGTGTTATATTTGAAATGAAGATCTCCTTTGGCTCCTCTCCTGTTGTATCCAGCACTTCAAACTCATCACCGAAGTCACAAAACAAACGTGAACATACTCCATACACATCTGCACTGATGAACTACAAGAGAAAGTAAAAATCGTGAGTATCCTTAGAACAGCACAAGCCAAAGATGATACCTCACAATGGACCTTGTTGAAGGCCAGCAGGTTTAATTCTACAGTGGATATCTGTTGTGTACTCATGCCACTGActacacagcacagcactgacaaCAGACTTTGAACCTAGAGGAGAATTTCTGAGCCCATTTACAACACAGGAGTAACATGACCACACTGTGAAATGCTGCCATTTCTACTTCCCTTACATCCATCCTCAGCATGTCCTTCAGCACATTCTTTTAGAACCATTTTGAGTTAACAATACAAACTATTTCTTCAACAcaactgctttttaattaagGACCAAGCTGTGGTTACCTGTGCTGGTATCCAGATAataccagcagcagcactgtacTCCCAaaactcctgctgctccatcaaCATGCCATCTGCATTGAATAATGTACTCATAACCAGCTTTCTCCATCTTTGGAAAGAACACCCTGGAGGTCCAGAATACCCACTCTACAGATTATTCATGTGTTGCATTTTTTCTATTACCTTAATAGGTGGCTGCTGAGCATGACAGAAGTCATTAATCTTCTTCTGCAGCAACAGACTTACTTCAGTCAATATGACACACTGTGaacaagaacagaaatactTCTAAGACACTGAAAGTAATCAGTATCTTCAGGCTATGGGAAAACTTAGTACCTAAAGTAAGTTACTTAGGTATCCTGACTCCTATCCTCCACACTTAAGAGAAAGCAGTCCTGATGAAGTTTCCTCATTAAAGCAGATTGGTTGCTACCTCACAa is a window of Sylvia atricapilla isolate bSylAtr1 chromosome 4, bSylAtr1.pri, whole genome shotgun sequence DNA encoding:
- the UBA6 gene encoding ubiquitin-like modifier-activating enzyme 6, with the translated sequence MAADSMEIDDALYSRQRYVLGDTAMQKMAQSHVFLSGIGGLGVEIAKNIILAGVKALTVHDTKHCTKWDLGINFFIHEDDVTSQRNRAEATLPRIAELNPYVHVAASTVPLDETTDLSFLKHYQCVILTEVSLLLQKKINDFCHAQQPPIKFISADVYGVCSRLFCDFGDEFEVLDTTGEEPKEIFISNITQSNPGIVTCLENHPHRLETGQFLTFREVNGMSCLNGSTHQITVVSPYSFSIGDTSEMEPYLHGGIAVQVKTPKMCYFERLEKQITNPLCLVADFSKPEAPLQIHVAMLALNHFQENFGRRPNIGCLEDAEEMLKIAMSINETLENKPQVNGDVVKWLSRTAQGFLPPLAAAVGGVASQEVLKAVTGKFSPLQQWLYIDVLDIVMPLEKVGSEEFLPRGDRYDALRACIGDSLCQKLHDLNVFLVGCGAIGCEMLKNFALLGVGTGQEKGLVTITDPDLIEKSNLNRQFLFRPHHIQKPKSYTAAEATLNINPYIKIDSDINKVCPATENTYSDEFYTKQDVIVTALDNVEARRYIDSRCVANLRPLIDSGTMGTKGHTEVIVPHLTESYNSHRDPPEEEIPFCTLKSFPAAIEHTIQWARDKFESSFSHKPSLFNKFWQTYPSAEEVLQRIKSGESLEGCFHVIKTLSRRPRSWTQCVELARVKFEKYFSHKALQLLHSFPLDTRLKDGSLFWQSPKRPPFPVKFEFTDPLHYGFIVSTAKLFATVYCVPFTEKDLSEETILGIVSSVKVPEFRPSNKVVQTDETARKPDHIPVSSEDERNAIFQLEKSILSNEALETDLQMKPISFEKDDDSNGHIDFVTAASNLRAKMYNIEPADRFKTKRIAGKIIPAIATATAAVSGLVALELIKVAGGYPADAFKNCFLNLAIPIMVFTETAEVRRTEIRNGISFTIWDRWTIYGKEDFTLLDFINAVREKYGIEPTMVVQGVKMLYVPVMPGHIKRLKLTMQKLVKPSADKKYVDLTVSFAPETDGEEDLPGPPVRYYFVQEDN